A genomic segment from Spinacia oleracea cultivar Varoflay chromosome 3, BTI_SOV_V1, whole genome shotgun sequence encodes:
- the LOC110779050 gene encoding protein MIZU-KUSSEI 1 encodes MKQDQKLSLSRSTSCNSWSSKIIPSNFSRSTSTTFSPESPREISNKPLVRRDTNTTTSHNSLAVSRVKQTRLTLSALFRSLVQVFSFSTSSFSSAVPTCRWLTIPNRVLYSSSPIPLGRKVTGTLFGHRKGHVTFAVQDDPKADPALLIELAISTSALVREMSSGLVRIALECEHTTGRGKHGPKLFLEPGWTMYCNARKCGYATSRACNDFDWHVLSTVQSVSVGAGVIPLVENRAGTGSGSEGELLYMRAKFERVVGNRDSEAFYMLNPDGNGGPELSIFLLRL; translated from the coding sequence aTGAAGCAAGATCAAAAACTCTCCCTTAGTAGAAGTACTAGTTGCAACTCTTGGAGTTCTAAGATAATCCCTTCGAATTTTAGCCGGTCGACGTCTACTACATTCTCTCCTGAAAGTCCGAGAGAGATTTCTAATAAGCCTCTTGTACGTAGGGATACTAATACTACAACTAGTCACAATTCACTCGCTGTGTCGCGAGTGAAACAAACGCGCCTCACGTTATCCGCGTTGTTCCGGTCTCTTGTACAAGTGTTCTCCTTCTCTACGTCGTCGTTCTCCTCCGCCGTCCCCACGTGTAGGTGGTTGACTATTCCGAATCGTGTTCTTTATTCCTCCTCCCCTATTCCCCTAGGGAGGAAGGTGACTGGCACGCTTTTTGGACACAGAAAAGGTCATGTAACGTTTGCTGTACAAGATGATCCTAAGGCTGACCCTGCCTTGTTAATTGAGTTAGCAATCTCCACATCTGCTCTCGTACGCGAGATGTCCTCGGGCCTTGTGAGGATCGCCCTCGAGTGCGAGCACACGACGGGGCGTGGGAAACACGGGCCTAAGCTGTTCCTTGAGCCCGGATGGACTATGTATTGCAATGCCCGAAAATGCGGGTACGCTACCTCACGCGCGTGTAATGATTTTGATTGGCACGTGCTTAGTACGGTCCAAAGCGTATCGGTCGGGGCGGGTGTTATCCCCCTAGTGGAAAACCGAGCCGGGACCGGTTCTGGTTCCGAAGGCGAGTTGCTATACATGAGAGCCAAGTTTGAACGAGTCGTGGGAAACCGTGACTCGGAGGCATTTTACATGCTTAACCCAGATGGTAATGGAGGACCTGAACTCAGTATATTTCTTCTTAGGTTATAA